A window of Prolixibacter sp. SD074 contains these coding sequences:
- a CDS encoding lipopolysaccharide assembly protein LapB has protein sequence MIRKNTITYWVLFLSLVGLSSCTTTKQVAQKAPEKQVAQGTTQVTKDQNREFQYLLIEGLKQKALGNIDKAIPIFSRCLEIDPTSSTAMFELANIHIAKGDFTSAMLLLEKAVANNPENEYYHLMLARVYQQNKQFDKAADQYGQLAVLFPGNDDYKYYHASLLAQAGKYEDALKAFDVLQQSTGPLEQIAVAKQQLYLKMGKKKEAFDEIEGLIKTNPKDTRYYGLLADMYLADGDSAKALENYHKILKISPDNGFVQISLANFYRESGKPDEAYKHLLLAFKNPNLDVDTKIQMYAMLIQKDNRKVSDEQELELLKAMMNANMDDERPRAMFVDYLIQQNKIEKARDEMRIVVGMNKDNIQYWQRLLFLDNNLQDWKAMYTDGDDALKYFPSQPLLYVMKAVGALQMEKYKDVISILDKGQQYVGDNNQVSSQFYMYRAEALYKMKKLKEAYAMFDKVVQLDPTNYTAMNNYAYYLSLRNDSLQLAEKLSGKVVQANPDNATFLDTYAWVLFKKKDYKLAKFYMESAIRNDDDKNPVLLEHYGDILYFLNEKDKALENWEKSEKMGNGSPMLKEKIEKKTYIEENPN, from the coding sequence ATGATTAGAAAAAATACGATTACCTATTGGGTTTTGTTTCTGTCCCTTGTTGGGTTGTCATCTTGTACAACAACGAAACAAGTGGCACAAAAGGCTCCTGAAAAACAGGTGGCACAGGGAACAACCCAGGTTACCAAAGACCAGAATCGGGAATTTCAATATTTGTTAATTGAAGGGTTAAAGCAGAAAGCATTGGGAAATATTGATAAAGCCATCCCGATTTTCTCGCGTTGCCTCGAAATCGATCCTACTTCTTCGACGGCCATGTTCGAACTGGCAAATATCCATATTGCCAAGGGCGATTTTACCAGCGCCATGTTGCTGCTCGAAAAGGCAGTTGCCAATAATCCCGAAAACGAATATTATCACTTAATGCTGGCGCGCGTTTATCAACAAAACAAACAGTTTGATAAAGCGGCAGATCAGTATGGACAACTGGCGGTTCTTTTCCCCGGGAACGATGATTACAAATACTATCACGCTTCCCTGCTGGCACAGGCCGGTAAGTACGAAGATGCACTGAAAGCATTTGATGTACTTCAGCAATCGACTGGCCCGCTGGAACAAATTGCGGTGGCGAAACAGCAGCTTTATCTCAAAATGGGAAAAAAGAAAGAAGCATTTGATGAAATTGAAGGATTGATTAAAACCAATCCGAAAGATACCCGCTACTATGGTTTGTTGGCCGATATGTACCTGGCCGATGGGGATAGCGCGAAAGCACTGGAGAATTACCATAAAATTTTGAAAATCAGTCCGGACAATGGTTTCGTGCAAATTTCACTGGCCAATTTTTATCGCGAAAGCGGAAAACCGGATGAAGCGTACAAGCATTTGTTATTGGCATTCAAAAATCCGAATCTGGACGTGGATACCAAGATCCAGATGTACGCGATGCTGATTCAGAAGGACAATCGGAAAGTAAGCGATGAGCAAGAGCTTGAGTTGCTGAAGGCAATGATGAATGCCAACATGGATGATGAGCGTCCGCGTGCGATGTTTGTCGATTACCTCATTCAGCAGAATAAGATTGAAAAGGCACGCGACGAGATGCGTATTGTGGTGGGAATGAACAAGGACAATATTCAATACTGGCAACGACTACTGTTCCTCGATAATAACCTGCAGGACTGGAAGGCTATGTACACCGATGGTGACGATGCCCTTAAATATTTTCCCAGTCAACCGCTGCTTTATGTAATGAAAGCGGTTGGTGCCTTACAGATGGAAAAATATAAGGACGTTATTTCTATTTTAGACAAGGGACAGCAGTACGTAGGCGATAATAATCAGGTAAGCTCACAGTTTTACATGTACCGTGCGGAAGCGCTTTACAAAATGAAGAAACTAAAGGAGGCGTATGCTATGTTCGATAAAGTGGTGCAGCTCGATCCGACCAACTACACCGCGATGAATAATTACGCGTACTATCTTTCATTGAGAAACGACAGCTTGCAATTGGCGGAAAAGTTGAGTGGTAAGGTTGTCCAGGCAAATCCTGATAATGCAACCTTTCTGGATACTTATGCCTGGGTGCTTTTCAAGAAAAAAGATTACAAGTTGGCTAAATTTTATATGGAGTCAGCAATCCGGAACGACGACGATAAAAATCCGGTATTGCTCGAGCACTATGGCGATATTCTTTATTTTCTTAATGAAAAAGACAAAGCTTTGGAAAATTGGGAAAAGTCGGAAAAAATGGGAAATGGCTCACCTATGCTGAAAGAGAAAATTGAGAAGAAAACCTACATCGAAGAAAATCCGAATTGA
- the dut gene encoding dUTP diphosphatase: protein MEVKIVNHSGHPLPHYSTGHSAGMDLRASLKQDILLKPLERALVPTGLYIELPVGYEAQVRPRSGLALKNGITVLNSPGTIDADYRGEIRVVLINLSSEEFVISDGYRIAQMVVAQHEKVEWVKVTELVETARGEGGFGHTGKY from the coding sequence ATGGAAGTGAAAATTGTCAATCATTCAGGGCACCCTCTGCCACATTACAGTACCGGGCATTCGGCTGGTATGGATTTGAGGGCCAGCCTGAAACAAGATATTCTATTAAAACCTCTTGAACGTGCGCTTGTTCCCACCGGCCTTTATATTGAACTTCCGGTAGGATACGAAGCACAGGTCCGACCACGCAGCGGTCTTGCTTTGAAAAATGGTATTACCGTTTTGAATTCTCCCGGTACCATTGATGCTGATTATCGTGGTGAAATCCGGGTTGTCCTCATCAATCTTTCCTCCGAAGAATTTGTTATTTCCGATGGCTATCGTATTGCACAGATGGTGGTGGCCCAACACGAAAAAGTAGAATGGGTGAAAGTGACTGAATTGGTTGAAACAGCTCGCGGTGAAGGCGGATTCGGGCACACCGGGAAATATTAA
- a CDS encoding oligosaccharide flippase family protein, giving the protein MSALKKLAGETVIYGGSSIIGRFLNWWLVPFYTRMFLPEQYGIVSNVYAYVAFLLILLTYGMETSFFRFAGKSKKPDEVYSTTLISLLVTSISFVLAVYVFSENIADWMEYPGHPEYIRWMGLTVALDAFTSIPFARLRLNSRPVRFAFVKLAGIFVNIGLNIFLIYYCPKIIDGNPDSIFRYIYNPHIGIGYVFISNLVSSAVMVLLLFPDFIGKKMVFDKQLLLQMLRYGWPLLIVGLAGMANQNIEKILMPKLLPPSVDGLKQLGIYAANFKLAVLMNLFIQAFRYSFEPFFFSHYKGEDSKMTYALVMKYFVIFGLTIFLGVMLYIGIAKYFIGSGYYEGLKIVPFILMGYFFQGIFYTLSLWYKLTDKTSYGAKLALLGAVVTIGLNVMFIPVLGYMASALAFLAASVVMTVASYFLGQKHFPVKYDLKRAALYFVVALVLYFIGVNINVSNVIIHYVLRTIVILFFLGFVVVKEKKELKRLFV; this is encoded by the coding sequence TTGAGCGCACTGAAAAAACTGGCCGGAGAAACCGTCATTTATGGTGGTTCGAGCATCATAGGACGATTTCTTAACTGGTGGTTGGTTCCCTTTTATACCCGGATGTTTCTTCCGGAACAATATGGCATTGTCAGTAACGTGTATGCCTACGTGGCATTCTTACTGATTCTGCTCACCTACGGAATGGAAACTTCTTTCTTCCGCTTTGCCGGGAAAAGTAAAAAGCCTGACGAAGTTTATAGCACAACACTCATTTCATTACTGGTCACATCGATTTCTTTTGTGCTGGCTGTTTATGTCTTTTCAGAAAATATAGCCGACTGGATGGAATATCCCGGTCATCCGGAATATATCCGTTGGATGGGATTGACAGTAGCGCTCGACGCATTTACCTCCATTCCGTTTGCTCGGCTTCGCCTCAATAGCCGTCCGGTTCGCTTTGCTTTTGTGAAGCTGGCCGGAATATTTGTCAACATCGGTTTGAATATTTTCCTGATTTATTACTGCCCGAAAATTATCGATGGAAATCCCGATTCCATTTTCAGGTACATTTACAATCCTCATATCGGAATTGGGTATGTGTTCATCTCGAACCTGGTTTCATCGGCTGTTATGGTGCTGTTGCTTTTTCCCGATTTCATCGGAAAGAAAATGGTATTCGACAAGCAATTATTGCTGCAGATGCTTCGGTACGGCTGGCCCTTACTTATTGTCGGTTTGGCCGGAATGGCAAATCAGAATATTGAAAAAATATTGATGCCGAAATTGTTACCGCCATCAGTAGATGGTTTGAAACAATTGGGAATTTATGCGGCCAACTTCAAACTGGCTGTGCTAATGAACCTGTTTATTCAGGCATTCCGTTATTCGTTCGAACCGTTTTTCTTTTCCCACTATAAAGGAGAAGATTCGAAAATGACCTATGCATTGGTGATGAAATATTTTGTCATTTTCGGATTGACCATTTTTTTAGGGGTGATGCTTTATATTGGTATAGCAAAATATTTTATTGGTTCCGGTTATTACGAGGGTTTGAAAATTGTTCCATTCATTTTAATGGGATATTTCTTTCAGGGAATATTTTATACCCTCTCGCTTTGGTATAAGCTGACCGATAAAACGAGTTACGGCGCTAAGCTGGCGCTTTTGGGGGCCGTTGTTACTATTGGATTGAACGTGATGTTTATTCCGGTGTTGGGATATATGGCTTCAGCGTTGGCATTTTTGGCAGCCTCGGTTGTAATGACTGTTGCTTCTTATTTCCTTGGGCAAAAGCACTTTCCGGTTAAATATGATCTGAAGCGGGCGGCACTTTATTTTGTCGTAGCACTTGTTCTTTATTTCATTGGAGTGAACATCAACGTATCGAATGTTATCATTCATTATGTGCTTCGGACAATTGTCATTCTATTTTTCCTGGGATTTGTTGTTGTAAAAGAAAAAAAAGAGTTGAAACGTTTGTTTGTTTAG
- a CDS encoding glutaminyl-peptide cyclotransferase, producing the protein MMKKLAVLTFFLSLTGILLLQCSSTPKRSRKPVTAIDILPKSKLYPQGTPITIQTKTNVKNGTIQNITVEVDGNSYFSGKTLENEIKVATDQMSMGKHSIKVTAIKTDSVTGENYSDFTIVSDTKPVEYTYEITATYPHNTKFFTEGLLIHDGYLYEGTGEKGQSVIAKQIMKTGKIIQEKKLDSKYFGEGISILNNKLYQLTYKAQTGFIYDVKTFDKTGEWHYDSKEGWGLTNDGTNLIMSDGTENLRFLNPENLQVVKNLSVYDNKGPIKYLNELEYITGEIWANVWTTNTIVRIDPNNGKVLGRIHLTGLLSVMYRNENKPIDVLNGIAWDAKTNAIYVTGKLWPKLFEIVPVKK; encoded by the coding sequence ATGATGAAAAAGTTAGCTGTTCTCACATTCTTCCTGTCATTAACGGGAATTCTTTTGCTTCAATGTTCGAGTACACCAAAGCGTTCCCGAAAACCGGTAACAGCTATCGATATTTTGCCCAAAAGCAAATTATATCCACAGGGGACCCCCATTACCATTCAAACAAAAACCAATGTAAAAAACGGTACCATCCAGAACATAACTGTAGAGGTTGACGGAAATAGTTACTTCAGCGGAAAAACGTTGGAAAACGAAATTAAAGTAGCAACTGACCAAATGTCGATGGGAAAACATTCCATAAAAGTTACCGCCATCAAAACTGACAGCGTTACGGGTGAAAATTATTCCGATTTTACCATTGTTTCCGATACCAAACCGGTTGAATACACGTATGAAATTACCGCTACTTATCCTCACAACACCAAATTTTTCACTGAAGGTTTACTAATTCACGACGGTTATTTGTACGAAGGGACCGGGGAAAAAGGACAATCGGTAATTGCCAAACAAATTATGAAAACCGGAAAAATTATACAGGAAAAGAAGCTGGACAGTAAATACTTTGGTGAAGGAATTTCCATTTTGAACAACAAACTTTACCAGCTTACCTACAAGGCACAAACCGGCTTTATTTACGATGTAAAAACATTTGACAAAACCGGAGAGTGGCATTACGACTCTAAAGAAGGGTGGGGATTGACCAACGATGGAACGAATCTCATTATGAGTGACGGAACAGAAAACCTCCGTTTTCTCAACCCTGAAAATCTTCAGGTTGTAAAAAATCTCAGTGTTTACGACAACAAAGGTCCCATTAAATACCTTAATGAGTTGGAATACATTACCGGTGAAATTTGGGCCAATGTCTGGACGACGAATACGATTGTCAGAATTGACCCGAACAATGGAAAAGTACTTGGAAGAATTCATTTAACCGGATTACTCAGTGTGATGTACCGCAATGAAAATAAACCGATTGATGTATTGAATGGAATAGCCTGGGATGCCAAAACCAATGCCATTTACGTAACCGGAAAACTGTGGCCAAAACTTTTCGAAATTGTCCCTGTGAAGAAATAG
- the ruvB gene encoding Holliday junction branch migration DNA helicase RuvB, with the protein MSDFIDLRGNQVSETEREFDNQLRPLRFEDFKGQAKIVGNLQVFVKAALMRGEALDHVLLHGPPGLGKTTLSNILANELGVNLKLTSGPVLDKPGDLAGLLTNLETNDVLFIDEIHRLSPVVEEYLYSAMEDYRIDIMIDKGPSARSIQLELNPFTLIGATTRSGLLTSPLRARFGINSHLEYYDTEILTGIVERSASILNVPVNRDAAVEIASRSRGTPRIVNALLRRVRDFAMVKGDGKIDIEITRFSLEALNIDKHGLDEMDNRILTTIIDKFNGGPVGISTIATAVGEDGGTIEEVYEPFLIKEGFLKRTPRGREATEHAYHHLGRSKIDGDNPSLF; encoded by the coding sequence ATGAGCGACTTCATTGATCTCAGGGGCAATCAGGTTTCTGAAACTGAACGTGAATTTGATAACCAGTTACGTCCGCTTCGTTTCGAGGATTTTAAAGGACAGGCTAAGATTGTTGGAAACCTTCAGGTATTTGTCAAGGCTGCGCTCATGCGGGGTGAAGCTCTCGATCATGTCTTGCTTCACGGCCCTCCAGGATTAGGAAAAACTACACTCTCAAATATTCTGGCTAACGAACTGGGAGTTAATTTAAAATTGACGTCCGGCCCGGTATTGGATAAACCGGGCGATTTAGCCGGATTGCTGACCAACCTGGAAACAAACGATGTGCTTTTTATTGACGAAATACACCGGTTAAGTCCTGTTGTGGAAGAATATCTGTATTCAGCAATGGAAGATTACCGGATTGATATCATGATCGATAAAGGTCCCAGCGCCCGTTCCATTCAGCTGGAATTAAATCCGTTTACATTAATTGGGGCGACCACCCGGTCGGGGTTACTAACTAGCCCGTTACGTGCACGTTTTGGAATCAATTCTCATCTGGAATATTACGATACGGAAATTCTGACGGGTATTGTTGAACGTTCTGCTTCTATTCTGAATGTTCCTGTTAATCGTGATGCTGCAGTTGAAATAGCCTCACGAAGCCGTGGTACGCCGCGAATCGTGAACGCTCTCCTTCGGCGGGTACGTGACTTTGCCATGGTGAAGGGAGATGGCAAAATAGATATCGAAATTACGCGTTTTAGCCTGGAGGCCCTCAATATTGACAAACATGGCCTGGATGAAATGGATAATCGTATTTTGACGACTATTATCGATAAATTTAATGGTGGCCCGGTTGGAATCAGTACCATTGCTACTGCAGTTGGTGAAGATGGCGGAACTATTGAGGAAGTATATGAACCTTTCCTGATTAAGGAAGGATTTTTAAAACGTACACCCCGTGGAAGGGAAGCGACAGAGCACGCTTATCATCACCTGGGAAGATCAAAAATTGACGGAGATAATCCATCTCTGTTTTAA
- a CDS encoding response regulator, with product MKIEDRNKEGLSILLVEDNFLNQKITTYNLRKYNHKVSIANNGLEAVNLFKEKKFDLILMDIMMPVMDGLEATREIRKIQKTDKLNEYTSIIAVTANTLDNDREKCLSWGMDEFIAKPFDMNQLNEILMNLKIV from the coding sequence TTGAAAATTGAAGATAGAAATAAAGAAGGGCTGTCCATACTGCTGGTAGAAGATAATTTTCTAAATCAGAAAATTACTACTTACAATTTGCGTAAGTATAACCACAAGGTTTCTATTGCTAATAACGGACTGGAAGCGGTGAATCTTTTCAAAGAAAAGAAATTTGATTTGATTCTGATGGATATTATGATGCCGGTGATGGATGGATTGGAAGCAACCAGGGAGATTAGAAAAATTCAAAAAACGGACAAGCTAAACGAATATACTTCAATCATTGCTGTTACCGCCAATACGCTAGATAATGATCGGGAAAAATGCCTTTCGTGGGGAATGGATGAATTTATTGCCAAGCCTTTTGATATGAATCAGCTCAATGAGATTTTGATGAACCTTAAGATTGTCTGA
- a CDS encoding IS1595 family transposase — MNERNQFKGVNSIKFNKTFSTDEDCYRYLAGIKWNETEFHCKKCGHTKYCKGVKPFSRRCMKCKYDESPTAGTQFDKCKFPLLLAFHIAFKISTKKKGMSSLELSREFELRQKTCWEFKWKIQQAMQSSKLHPINGIVHVDEFYIGGPEEGKPGRSKGDKKLVIVALEIVKGGVGRAYAQVISDASNTSFKPFFETYISKDAKIVTDVWKGYIPLKKDYPNMEQMKSEKGKNFPDLHFHIMNIKGWLRGIHQHCSEERLQGYLDEFHFRHNRRSNMETIFDVLIRRMVYSKPIRLQSVD, encoded by the coding sequence ATGAATGAAAGAAATCAATTTAAAGGAGTGAACTCAATTAAATTCAATAAAACATTTTCGACAGATGAAGATTGTTATCGGTACTTGGCAGGGATCAAGTGGAACGAAACAGAATTCCATTGTAAAAAATGTGGCCATACAAAATACTGCAAAGGCGTTAAGCCATTTTCAAGACGATGTATGAAATGTAAATATGATGAAAGTCCAACAGCCGGGACTCAGTTTGATAAATGTAAATTCCCATTACTACTGGCTTTTCACATAGCATTCAAAATAAGTACAAAGAAGAAAGGAATGTCTTCGTTGGAATTATCTCGAGAGTTTGAACTTCGTCAGAAGACTTGTTGGGAATTCAAATGGAAAATCCAACAAGCTATGCAAAGCAGTAAATTGCATCCTATCAACGGGATAGTTCATGTAGATGAATTCTATATCGGCGGACCAGAAGAAGGAAAACCAGGCCGGAGTAAAGGGGATAAAAAGCTTGTCATTGTTGCCTTAGAAATAGTCAAAGGCGGGGTTGGACGTGCTTACGCCCAAGTTATCAGCGATGCTTCGAATACTTCGTTTAAACCATTTTTTGAAACATACATTAGCAAGGATGCAAAAATCGTCACTGATGTATGGAAAGGATATATTCCTCTAAAAAAAGATTACCCAAATATGGAACAAATGAAATCAGAGAAGGGCAAAAATTTTCCAGATCTCCATTTTCACATTATGAATATAAAGGGATGGCTAAGAGGAATTCACCAACATTGCAGTGAAGAACGACTTCAAGGATACCTTGATGAGTTTCATTTTAGGCACAATAGACGATCAAATATGGAGACAATCTTCGATGTACTCATAAGAAGGATGGTTTATTCTAAGCCTATTCGCTTACAATCAGTTGATTAA
- a CDS encoding LUD domain-containing protein: MKKKKRFIIDSEIAVDNVDLRKKLKYNIQQYDKAFHTGINRFYNHTALRKRASDVKDTVVSELDDFLVQFEENATKNGSQVLWANDKEEAIQLITNILLDEEVKLVVKSKSMLSEEIHLNEELEKLGMVSQETDLGEFIVQTAGEPPFHIVTPAMHKSKEDVAVLFHEHFQTPLNSTPVELTDFVREKLRIKYQQAGAGITGANFLIAENGSVALTENEGNAVMSTSFPKVHIVISGIEKLIPSMKELGFIWPLLAGHGTGQKISAYNTIFSGPGKDNEKDGPTKQFIILIDNKRSSLLDTDEHWQALKCIRCGACLNACPIYKVVGGYTYNTVYSGPIGSVITPYMTNFKEFGHLSSACTQCGKCEEVCPVMIPLPRLLLLNRKLTNEKGGNDWRWDTGMKFFEYISYNRKLMDLTQGCLKNSAISLTGKNLMGRKKSMPTFEELSFSRQWKIKCKNG; this comes from the coding sequence ATGAAGAAGAAAAAACGCTTTATTATCGATTCTGAAATTGCTGTCGATAATGTGGATTTAAGGAAAAAGCTGAAGTACAATATTCAACAGTATGATAAAGCGTTTCATACGGGAATTAATCGTTTTTACAATCATACAGCGCTCAGAAAAAGAGCTTCGGATGTAAAGGATACGGTTGTTTCTGAGCTTGACGATTTTCTTGTTCAATTTGAAGAAAACGCTACTAAAAATGGAAGTCAGGTTTTATGGGCGAATGACAAAGAAGAAGCCATTCAGTTGATTACTAATATACTTTTGGATGAGGAGGTAAAATTGGTAGTTAAAAGTAAATCCATGCTCAGCGAGGAAATTCATTTAAATGAAGAGTTGGAAAAACTGGGTATGGTAAGTCAGGAAACTGATTTAGGGGAATTTATCGTTCAGACTGCTGGTGAACCACCTTTTCATATCGTAACACCGGCTATGCATAAATCAAAAGAAGATGTAGCAGTGCTTTTTCATGAACATTTTCAGACACCGCTCAATTCTACTCCTGTTGAACTGACGGACTTTGTCAGGGAAAAGCTACGTATTAAGTATCAGCAAGCGGGTGCCGGCATTACCGGCGCTAATTTTCTTATTGCTGAAAATGGAAGTGTAGCGTTAACTGAAAATGAAGGAAATGCCGTAATGAGTACTTCTTTTCCAAAAGTGCACATCGTTATTTCCGGAATTGAGAAGCTCATTCCATCAATGAAAGAACTGGGATTTATTTGGCCTTTGCTGGCTGGACATGGAACCGGGCAAAAAATTTCGGCGTACAACACGATTTTTAGCGGTCCAGGGAAGGATAATGAAAAGGATGGACCTACGAAGCAGTTTATTATTTTAATTGATAACAAACGCTCGTCGTTGTTGGATACGGATGAGCATTGGCAAGCATTAAAATGCATCCGATGCGGCGCTTGTTTAAATGCTTGTCCGATTTATAAAGTAGTTGGTGGATATACGTACAATACAGTTTATAGTGGGCCTATTGGCTCTGTTATTACACCTTACATGACCAATTTTAAAGAGTTTGGTCATCTTAGTTCTGCCTGTACGCAGTGTGGAAAATGTGAAGAAGTTTGCCCCGTTATGATTCCATTGCCCAGATTATTACTTTTAAACCGAAAACTAACAAACGAAAAAGGGGGGAATGATTGGCGATGGGATACAGGAATGAAATTTTTTGAATACATTAGCTATAACCGAAAACTGATGGACCTGACACAAGGTTGTTTAAAAAATTCAGCTATTTCGTTAACAGGAAAAAACTTAATGGGTAGAAAGAAATCGATGCCGACTTTTGAAGAGCTCTCCTTTTCGCGGCAATGGAAAATAAAATGTAAAAACGGATGA
- a CDS encoding Rrf2 family transcriptional regulator: MMLSKTCKYAVRSVIYMAANYNENQKCGIKVLAEELQIPAPFLSKILQKLARFNVLVSNKGPNGGFALAAPPDKISLYRVVEIIDGKELFESCALSDDTCDGRREASHVCALHDSYSDIRKQLILTFKEKMISDLLSEADGFPGNMKF; the protein is encoded by the coding sequence ATGATGTTATCAAAGACGTGTAAATATGCAGTTCGCTCAGTCATTTATATGGCCGCAAATTATAATGAAAATCAGAAGTGTGGAATTAAAGTCCTGGCAGAAGAGTTACAAATACCAGCGCCCTTTTTAAGTAAAATTCTTCAGAAATTAGCGCGTTTCAATGTATTGGTTTCCAATAAAGGGCCTAACGGTGGTTTTGCGCTAGCGGCTCCACCGGATAAAATTTCGTTATATAGAGTGGTCGAAATTATTGATGGAAAAGAATTGTTTGAAAGTTGTGCGCTTTCCGATGATACTTGTGATGGGCGTAGGGAAGCATCTCACGTTTGTGCACTTCACGATAGTTATTCCGATATCCGAAAACAACTGATACTCACATTTAAAGAGAAAATGATTTCTGATTTACTTTCTGAAGCAGACGGTTTTCCTGGCAATATGAAATTCTAA